The DNA window TCTCCTTTCCCATGCATCAGAGCAGCTCTGCTGacagaagaaacaggaagggCAATTTCCTCTCTGCAGTCTCCCGACCCATGCAGCCATTAGTCCTAATGTGTCCTGCCaccttaaaaaggtaacggtagtcccctgtgcaagcactgggtcattactgacccatgaggtgacatcacatcccgacatttactaggcagactatgtttacagggtggtttgccattgccttccccagtgttctacactttacccccagcaagctgggtactcatttaaccaacctcagaaggatggaaggctgagttaaccttgagccggctacctgaaactgacttccgttgggattgaactcaggtcatgagcagagcttttgactgcagtaccgcagtttaccactctgcaccacagggctctataTCCTGCCACCTTAGGAATCAACTTTTCCTGGGTCTTAAAGAACTGCTGGGAGAAAGAGAACATGAAACCGTTCGTGACCATCAGCAAATTCCACTGGTAGGCTGCTGAATTCAACTCAATATTTTAAGGGTAGGACACATCCTGCTTTAAAAGGACAAAACTTAATTTTCCAGAAACAATAGGGATTTCAAGTGAGAATTCAAATGATAAGGTTCCCCCTACTGTATTCCTTTAACATTACTCTATTTCCTGAAACCAAAAGAAGTGGAACGATGACCtgttaaaataacaaaaacaaggTACGTCAaaaaccaacttttaaaaaatagtatttaCGTAACTCACTTCATTTTTGTCTGTCATGTCCACTCCAAGATCACTCATCTCCTTCTCTAATTTCTTCCGTTGGACCTACAGCAACAAGGAACCCGTTATTTTCTGCATCAGCCATATATTTCTTATTTTGTATTGATGCAGCACTGAGGAACAAGGAAGACATTAAATACGAAAACCGCAAGAGATACTCTGTGGTGAAAAAATGTACACGGAAAGCAACAGCTGGATGCACCTGGATGAGAAAACATAGTTTGACCCCCTACCATGCTTCACTGCCCCCTTTTTGCTTTGGCATAACGCAACACATGTTAAAATCCATGCACGGTAAATTCAACCCATGCTTACTAGATGCACAATACCACAATGCAAAATGTAGGTAGACAACATTTCCATTAATATAGCAACAGAACAACCATCCTTAGCATCATTATAAAAGCCACCTCGAATGGGATGCAGTCCCCACATTCAAGACGAGCTCCAACTTGAGCAAATCTTAAGGAAACTGCAATTTGTGCACTATTTCTACGTATTTGTACATGGCAGAACTGACTTTGAGTTGCTTCATCCATCAGAACTGTTCAggctgactggcagtggctctccagggtctcgagcaGGAAAGGATAATTCTGAACCCCTGACACCGGAGATCTTTTCATTGTATGCGCTGGGGGACTGAACCTTGACTCGCCCATAAGCAAAATGCGTGGCTCCTCTGAAGCGAAggcctccctttccccttggGCATGGGCCTGGCTGAAAAGTGAACCTGAACTATCGCGTCTACAACGAGCATCACGTCTAGACCAACAAGCCTGACTCGATATGTCCTTGTGCATTTCCCTGTCTTAATTCTAACATAACTATGGGAAAGGGGGGACACAATGACACATGCAGTCAATCAAGTACACGGAAGAGACACAGCAGACTGAATTTAATCCCGTAACCCCCCGCCATTGTACCCATCACACTTGACTGACACCACAAGGTTTCTTCCACTTGCCTTTTTAGCTGTCCTTGGCATCCTGGGCCCCTGTGTATCTTTCTCCTTGGATTCCAGCATCCTCAGTTTCTTCTTCTCACGAATCTGTTGCGCCAACTGCCGGATTCCCGCCATTTCGTCATCTTCGCTCTCTGAATCACTGTCGTATTCTCCGGCCGCTTGCCTgagttcctcctcttcctccagctgtTGCAATTTCTTTGAAGAGATCGAACGAAAGGCGTCAGTGTGTTGGcttcccagtgtggattcttCAGAGAGGCCAGCAGCACTTTGGCTTGCCAGGCAATCCTCAATCACCAACTCTGATCGGCTTCTGGTTTTAATTCAGCAGCTGACGTTCTAACAGCTTTGGCAGAATGCacgaagccgccttatactgagtcagacccagtGATCCATCATGgatggtattgtctactccaactagcagcggctccccaggtctcagatagaggtccttcacatcatctactacctgatcttttaactggagacgctggggattgaacctgggaccttctgcgtggcaagcagatgctctgccactgagctatggctcttTCCTGTTGGTCTCTCAGGACATGGAGACCTCTTGTCCTTGGGAAGAAGGCACAAAAGGAATGAACCCAGCAATGAAAAGTTATATACTGGGAACGGGAGgtgaggggaaagaagaagaagagttggtttttatatgccgacattctctaccacttaaggaagaatcaagccggcttacaatcaccttcccttcccctccccacaacagacaccctgtgaggtaggtgggggagctgagagagctgtgactggcccaaggtcacccagctggcttcatgtataggaacagggaaacaaatccagttcaccagattagcgtccaccactcgtggcgttttggggaatcaaacccggttctccagatcagagtccaccactccaaaccactgctcttaacccccacaccatgctggtaagACTATACTTTAAAAATATAAGTGGGTTTGAGGACTTTATAGTTGGGGGCAGGAAAAGATATTAGCATAACACATCAACCAAGCTGCCACTTTTTGATCCAATAGGAGTAATGAGGCCAGGACCTTTAGCAAAGAAACATCGGGGTAACACTTTTATACAGTCAGCCAATCAGTGCTTTCATCTCGTCCTACACCTTGGCGAGGAGGAGTGAAAAGGAGACACAGGCAAGTCCCATACATTCTTGTTGCAACACGAACTCTACACACAGCAAAGTACTATAGTAATGACATAACACTTACCTTCATGATGTCTGGGTCAATGTAGTCTGCGATGTTATGGCCTTCCCAGACCTCCGGTACCTTATCATACTTTTCAGACGGATTCATTAGATCCCAGTATTCTAGAGCAAAGGGAAAGAGAATAAAGGAATTCAGGAgcggacaaggagaagcttttctccctctctcataataccagaatgcggggacatctgctgaagctggagggtgcgagattcaaaacaaataaaagtatttcttcacacatcgcatagttaaaattgtggaactccctgccccaagaggtggtgatagctgccaacttggaaggcttgaagaggagagtggacatgttcatggcggagagggctgttcatggctactagtcaaaagggatactagctAGGATGCatacctccaggatcagaggagaatgcctattatattaggtgctgtggaacacaggcaggataatgctgctgcagtcgtcttgtttgtgggcttcctagaggcacctggttggccactgtgtgaacagactgctggacttgatgggccttggtctgatccagcatggcctttcttatgttcttatgaattccaATCCTTTTTTGCAGCTTAAGAGCCCCATCAAACTCAGCAGTTGCCGAAGCGATGGAAGGAAACACCCACATCCTTCAAACATTAGTTATGTCCTAGCTGATCCCTTGTTTCTTTCAGCCGGCAGTCCTCTTGATTTCAGGGTAGTGTAAAGTATTATGtaaagcctgaactaaccctagaagctaaaatgactaaactgaagttatcgtattttggtcacattataagacaagagtcactggaaaagacagtcatgctaggaaaagttgaaggcggcaggaaaagaggaagacccaacaagagatggattgactcaataaaggaagccacagccttcaatttgcaagttctgagcaaggctgtcaaagacaggacattttggaggactttgattcatagtgttgccctgagtcagaagtgacttgacggcacttaacacacacacacaaaggtttgGGGGTTTGCTTATAAACAAAATTCTCTCCAAAACTCTACAAAAACGTCATGGGATTCTCCACTGACCCTGAAAACCCAAGTATAAGGAATGGAGCATAGCTGTAAAATTTCAATAGCAAAACATACAATTAAATacagggggggaaaagaaagtgGATTTATCCAATACAGTAATAGGGGGGATGCACACATCAACTGTTGAGGTTGATgcactgtttttgttttgctagAACTGTTCCACTCCAAGACCTCACATGCTAACAGCTGAAGTTCTGCACAACATTGGGATTAATATATTAACACTTACTCTGAAGATCCAAAACATAGTCATCTCCCAGTTCCATTTCCAGATCTTTCTCCTGCAAGAAAGCACAGCCATTAGTACGGGCATTATTTCTAGAGTTCCTAAAAAATGTTGGAATTGCGCCCCAAATCCACAGAAGAGAAACTTTTCAAGACGTGCTTACCAGTTTCCTCTTAGGCATGTCAACAACCTCCATGCGTTTTTTGCGCAGCAAGGCACCCTCCGGAATAAAAGGAGGCCTTTCCTGAGACAAAAAGTATAACAtcaacatttatttgtttatttatttgtatttaagtACTGGGATTCTTCTATTTGCCATAATAAACCTTTACTAAGCAATCATGGTCACATGTTGGGGAGTCACCATGGCATATTGGAAATAAGCAGacaaaatattgtttatatctcTACTTCacaatggggaaaaaattatAACAACAACACCAAACCAACCTTGTTGTCTCTTTGGGTTGGGAGAGCTAGATGTAGCCTGTTCAAGACATCATGCACCTTGTTGCCTTTCATTTTGGTTTCAACACGATGAGCCAGGAGTTGATCACAGGCCTGCAAGCATATGACATATTAATTCAAACAGCGTGCAAATGAATACTGACTCCCTGCAGCTATCATGTTTGCTGACCTCTTATAGATTCAGGAATAGGGAGCACCCCTCCGACTCGCATGCTCCCTTTCACCATCTCCCTTTCACCAAGCTCCCACACACTGTTTCCTTCTCAGCACTGACCACGGTGTCGAGTTCTGCAGGCACCAAGGTTAATGCAAACAAGGGATTCCAAAAGAGCTTCAAGGCCTGGATTCAAACTAATTATAGTAGCCACTGGCACTGATGTAGATGTCAGGCTACACTGTGATTAACACTGaaaaggagatgggggggggggaactgtgcgTGCCAGGGGTGGTCCAACCCTTACTTCAGACATGTTGCTGTAGAGGGATGGAAGGACAAATGTTTGTAGGCAGCTGTGTAAAGAGAGAAAATATCATTCCCAGAGTTACAGCGGTTTAGTGGTTACGAGTGTCAGACTacattctgggagacccaggttccattCGTCACTCTGACATGCAAGctagtctgaagaagaagaagagttgttttttatatcctggttttctctacctttaaggagtctcaaaccggcttacaatcaccttcccttcctctacctacaacagataccttgtgaggtaggtggggctgagagagttctaagagatctgtgactagcccaaggtcacccagcaggcttcatgtgtaggagtagggaaaccaacccggttcaccagattagcctccgccactcatgtggagaagtggggaatcaaacccagttcttcagattacagtccaccactcttaaccactacaccttgctggtaACCTGTAGgtgagccagtcacactcatTCAGTcgagcccacctcacagggttgttttgaggataaaatggaggagaggagaacaacatatACTGTTGGGCGTCCCCatgagggagaaaggtggggtatcaatGAAGTGAACACACCCCCAAAAAATATTCTGACTTCTAATATTTGGGATTAACCGGCCAACATCAGATGCAACTAAAGAAGACACTCTTGCAGAACAAATTCCCATGTCATTGTGGAAGACATGCTCACTTGTCAAACAGGTTCACTGAATAGGTTTGTCAATCTCCGGAGCAAACACAGAGACTCAATCACAAGGAAACTGGGGCTACTGCAGTTACTTTTTCTAAAGAACCTGGAAAACTATCCCAAGAGATAATGCAGTTGGCTTTAGCCAAGTATCTCTTTTTTCTTTACCCATGTGTCGCAAATATTTTACACGATTCAGACCAAACATGTAAAAAACAATATAGAACAGTACAGGCTGGATTCCACAACACCCTTCATCCAACTCCTTGGCTCCACACATTAGTTTTCAAAAGCTCAGTTGTGTAAGAGGTATGAAAGTTCTTGCGCAAGCACAATACTCAAGGCCCTCTGGATCAAGCCCAAACTGTGGGTCTAGAATATATTTTGTACAAGCGAGAGAACATACTCACTTCAGTTTTAACTTGAATCACTCCTTCCTCAGTGAGGGTGCTTGTCTCTATTATGGGAAGTCCATCTGCTTCTAAATCCGCAAACATTTTCTAGAGCAGGGAATGGACATGCTTGAATTAACGAACAGTCCCTTAAATTTTTCCAACAACTGAAATATTTTCTGTCACTTGTTTCTAAAGAACTTAAATAATACCAGATCATTATAAAATGAATAATCTATAAAACATTTATCAGGATTTACAGCAACTGACAGGTGATAAGTTGTGCATATACTGACCAAACCAGGGGCTCTATACATGTCAATATTTATGGAGGGAGttcagggggaagaagaagaagaagaaatggactTTTCTGAACCAGAAAGTGGGAAATTTAGCATGCTTCCAGAATAGATGGAAAACTGAGACTTGGTATACATaaaagctaaaaaggcaaatgagatcttgggctgtattaacagaagtatagtgtccagatcatgcgaagtgatggtatcgctttactctgctctggttagacctcacctagagtattgcgtTCAGTTTTAGGtaccacaattcaagaaggatgtagacaagctgataaccatctacaagtacttgaagggctgtcatgtagaggatggggccgagttgttttctgttgcccccgaaggtcggaccagaaccaatgggttgaaattagatcaaaagagtttccatctaaacattaggaagaactttctaacagagcagttcctcagtggaacaggcttccttgggaggtgagctctccttccctggacgtttttaagcagaggctagatggccatctgtcagcaatgttgattctatgaccttaggcagatcatgagagggagggcatcttggccatcttctgggcatagagtaggtgtcactgggtgtgttgtgggggaggtagttgtcaatttcctgcattgtgcagggggttggactagatgaccctagtacggtagtcccttccaactctatgattctataacagaGAGAAGACTGGGAATCTGACATTTTCCCCACATTATGGTCAAAACTTGAAATATGAACCTTACAGTATCCCATATAGTGAGGCTAAGGTTGCCATGAAGGCAAACAAGCTCTCACTAGAAGTGAAAAACTGACAGGTAAAGGGACAGAGCTGCAGGTAAAGATATACCTGCAGTTTGAGCGGAGGACGTGCTGGCACAATTGCATTGCTCTTGGACTGAGAGATGGAGAAATTTGCAGTGGCAGCCAGGAACGTATCCACTCATGCAAAATGCAAGCTGATTTACTGgttcagcggttcccaaactgtgctctacggagcccttggtgctccgcaaagcatctcctagtgctccgggaagtgattggaaagaaaaatactactgtcattcggtttagtatataggtgctaggtgaaaattagtgctccgtgacaaatttctctcctgaaaagtgctccaggaCTCAAGTTTGGGGGCCACTGTACCAGTTTATACGGGTACATATATACGCACCCTAACTCCTTGTAAAAGCTTCCTACCTGGTTTTCCTCACTCAGTTCAGAAATCCTCTTCACGTCACATTTATTGGCAACAATTAACAGAGGCTAAATGGAAAGAAGAAAGACGCATTAAGCTACATTTGTTGCTCAGATTTCTACAAGCGATCCGTAACTGATGCTCCATAATCCCAGCCTTACCTTGTTTGCAAACAGGGGCTTAATATTCTTAAAGAGTTCGAGCTGCTCCTCCAGGCTGTGGCCGCACTGCTCAGATATATCCATGATATACAGCACAGCGGCACGAAGGTGAGCAAGAGCCGTTATTGCCTGCATCTCAATGGTGTTTCTCTCTTCCAGAGGATGATCCAAAATACCAGGGGTGTCCACCACCTAAACAGAAAGACtacggaatcaaactcaggtatTTGGTctcacaggttttttaaaaaagcagaacaATTTCGTTAAAGGGTAAAATAGCTCCCCCATCTGAAGAGCTGCTATGGCAAAAGGGGGCACACGATGTCCACATGACCAACAGCTGTTACCTTTCCCTTAAGATATATCACGATggttagccgtgttagtctgtcaatagcagcagcaaagagcaagagaccagtagcaccttaaatattaACAAAATTACTAAAGCACCGTGgcacacagtggtaagctgcagtactgcagtcaaaagctctgctcacgacctgagttcgatcccgacggaagtcggtttcaggtacccggctcaaggttgattcagccttccatccttccgaggttggtaaaatgagtacccagcttgctgagggtaaagggaagatgactgaggaaggcactggcaaaccaccccataaacaaagtctgcctaggaaacgagatgtgatgtcaccccatgggtcaggaatgacctagtgcttgcataggggactacctttacctttataagctTTCATgcgctacagctcacttcttcagatgatccTACTCTGCCAGAAAgaacgtctttaaggtgctactggactcttgttctttcccTTAAGAAAAGTGGAGAGAtcatagctcagtggaagagcacatgCTCTAAATGTAGAAGGCCacaagttcaatccccaacagTTTCACTCTAAAAGAATCTCAGGCGGCAGGGCTGGGACAGAACTCTGCCCAAGGCCCCCGTGAGTCACAACATGGTGCTAAATTGATTGATTTTTTGATATTGCATAAGGCAACTGATGTGCCTTCTAAGCCTATCCAATAATACTAGCCATGATTAAAAGACTAAAATGGAATTTCACAGAACTGGTAACCAAAATACTCAAGATTGAATTCATGCCCCTGTAAGTACTCAAAGGCGCAATTCTGCACATGACAAATTCAacaggagtaagtcccattgaacttgcTGAGCCTATTGCTGAGTTTTAAAAGCACAGGAACTGACCGCCGCAGGGCTAGGTATAGTCCCTTACACTTTGAAAACTTGTACGGTAAGCAAACCGATCCATCTGGCTCTTCAGGCCTCTAGACTGCACTCAATTGGCCATCCCCAGCACATTTGGACAGGTGTCCTCAGTGGTTCTGGTGACGAATCCCATGCTTTTGGACAGAGCTGGCAGAACGCTAAGGAAGCATGAAACTATCAAAGACTACAGCTGAGGAAGATGATGTATTGCTATTTTTCTACGGATACTGAAGAGTTGATTTACAGCTGATCTACTGATGTTGCATCGTTGAAGAAATATCCATGACACATGGAAGAACAAATTTAAAGGATTGCAACAGGACTCTTGcttctatgccagtagaattattgtggaTTGTAACCTTGGATGTATTTTAGTCAGTATATATAGATAGTCATAATGTTTGTACGTGATAAATTATGAGTTTATGTCCCTCAGCCACAGAGTGAAGGGTAGCACTGCCTGGTAGAGTGACAGAGTGGTTTAGCTCTCTCTCGGGGAGAGACTAGCGTTCCCAATTGTTAGGCCTTGCACCatttatgtttagcctgaagagaagactgagaggtgatatgataactatcttcaagtacttgaaaggctgtcatatcgaggagggtgccaagttgttttctgttgccccagatgatTGGACCAGAACacgcaggttgaaattaaatcaaaagagtttctgtctagacatcttgtgggcatggagtaggggtcactgggggtggggaggaggtagctgtgaatttcctgcattatgcaggggttggactagatgaccctggtggtcccttccaactctatgatttattcttgggaaagggcaggctggtgtgggtggaatcctgagtgtgtgtgagaggatccaacctagctAATCAGTAATAGCCTGTTTGTGTCTGAAAGCATTAGAGAAAATTCTAACTACTCTCTAAaacagcgtttctcaaccttctTACCCTTGCAGAGCCCTTGAAACAATATttatgtctcagggaaccccaaCATATGATTACGTaagattagcctattcatcactatttctcgcggAACCCCAAGCGATTTCTCGCAGAACCCCTAGGGTTccggggaaccctggttgagaaacactgctctAAAGCCATAACAGGTTTAAATTTATTTGCCTCAGCCAGGTCTCCTTTGTCAGCCTGGAGACTTGAGCTGCTGATCTATTTCCTGAGACTaacctgtaaacaaataaatcttctttgttgtttgtATTCAAATTCTGCCTCAGGGATCTCCATAAACCTCTTGCGCACCACATACACTTCCCTCACAGCAGTGAATGCAAACCCTACACACTCGCTACCTTTacaacacctggtaactgagggaaAGGTTTCTAGGTCAAAACAACCCAAGATCCCAAAAAATTCTTAGGAGGCTGCATGCATCCCCCTCAGTAGGGAAAAAAGGTTTGTCACACTGGGTATTGGATCATATCAGCCAGGGGGAGAGACCTTACCTGCCACCGCAGATACTTGTAGTCCATGTGCCCCACAAAAAGAGATTTTGTCGTAAATGCGTATGGCTGTACCTCCACATCAGCTCTTGTCACCTTAAAAACAGAGAGGGGGGATATACCTTAAAAGCCGTTCTGTCACTTCCTTGATGATTACCTTTTCaaatgagaggggctgtggcttgggggtagaagaagggttggtttttcatatgtcaactttctctaccacttaaggcagaatcaaacaggcttacaatcaccttcccatcccctccccacaacagacacctagtgaggtaggtggggctgagagagctctaagagagctgtgactagcccaaggtcacccagcaggcttcatgtgtaggagtggggaaaccaacccagttcaccagattagcctccgttcatgtggaggagtgggggaatcaaacccggttccccagatcagagtccaccacgtcaaaccattgctcttaaccacttcaccacgctgtgcttagtctgcagaaggtcccgggttcaatccctggcatctccagtttaaaagatgaaGTAGCAGATGAAGTGAATACCTCAGCCAGAAAACCTGCATGGCTGTGGCCAGTCTGAGTGGGCCAGTGAGTGTTTATTGAGCAtcaagcagcttcgtgtgttcaaataATATAAAGAGAGGGTATTTACAATCCGTACTGAACTTAATTTCTTACATGATAAAAGTT is part of the Euleptes europaea isolate rEulEur1 chromosome 11, rEulEur1.hap1, whole genome shotgun sequence genome and encodes:
- the GTPBP4 gene encoding GTP-binding protein 4 yields the protein MALYHFKKIMVVPSAKDFIDLTLSKTQRKTPTVIHKHYQIHRIRQFYMRKVKYTQQNYHDRLTQIIMDFPKLDDIHPFYADLMNVLYDKDHYKLALGQINIAKNLIDNVAKDYVRLMKYGDSLYRCKQLKRAALGRMCTIIKRQKQSLEYLEQVRQHLSRLPTIDPNTRTLLLCGYPNVGKSSFINKVTRADVEVQPYAFTTKSLFVGHMDYKYLRWQVVDTPGILDHPLEERNTIEMQAITALAHLRAAVLYIMDISEQCGHSLEEQLELFKNIKPLFANKPLLIVANKCDVKRISELSEENQKMFADLEADGLPIIETSTLTEEGVIQVKTEACDQLLAHRVETKMKGNKVHDVLNRLHLALPTQRDNKERPPFIPEGALLRKKRMEVVDMPKRKLEKDLEMELGDDYVLDLQKYWDLMNPSEKYDKVPEVWEGHNIADYIDPDIMKKLQQLEEEEELRQAAGEYDSDSESEDDEMAGIRQLAQQIREKKKLRMLESKEKDTQGPRMPRTAKKVQRKKLEKEMSDLGVDMTDKNEAHYVAQARRSRSVTRKRKREESEPPTSVARSRSSSRTPRDVSGLRDAKMVKKTKTMMKKAQKKMNRLGRKGEGDRHVFDLKPKHLFSGKRKSGTNQRR